From the genome of Triticum aestivum cultivar Chinese Spring chromosome 3B, IWGSC CS RefSeq v2.1, whole genome shotgun sequence, one region includes:
- the LOC123072905 gene encoding protein NETWORKED 2D: protein MLQRAASNAYSWWWASHIRTKQSKWLDNHLQDMEHLVKCMLLLLGEEADSFSKRAEMYYKRRPEVITQVEEVYRMYRGLADRYDIMSGELHKANHTIATAFPDQVQYAMLEEEDDNVPKAFTPVDPRKIHKSTVDGLLKKKKGNAPGAGGDKKEAAPMSKENAREEISRLQKAILVMQTEKEFIKNSYESGIAKYWDLEKEINEMQTKVCHFQDKFDVSAVIEDDEARALMTATALKSCEDTIVRLQEQRKTAAKQALDESERVKVLREKLKPILDEHGKSLPDLVEKNIRKNHVTEMGDVYHVKLGELQMQTIVGKIKENFASDCNITMDEITEQIDELVNKVVDLELMVSSQTSQIDRMRRENEELENSVKSLEEEGGSSEVEEKLKQVEEELVRVQALESSFHKDESTIRSNFTETISRFSNFADMLQSPVCDYQAPASAAHTSAPPGEEAPPPTEPSSTSHPPPPEEEEDKQQVEEEKATVVQTPQPQQVSTGDDAAAAPQPQQASIGDAAAAAAAAPPPQPQEASTGDAAAAAPQPKQASTGDAAAAAPQPQQANIGDAAAAAAPQPQQASTGDAAAAAPQPQQANIGDAAAAAAPQPQQASTGDAAAAAPQPQQANIGDDAAAAPQPQQASTGDAAAAAAAAQPQQASTGDAAAAAAPQPQAAAPVGVAKTGAAASTTGASVVDGTKHLDHGHDKISRPGSLARLRHISSDAEESEEQKGKGEKGCLDGDMKKLQERLMDGLEDKEKVLLSEYTSLLEDYKDTKRKLLDVEKKNQECLNEIRSLRNLIGEKEKEKERERGSIRGGHRRTPSLSHQRKQSLSSISKLIRMGSSMQDDPPAADLDDMRLPAIAEVEKPSPLEEKFRRDIDTLLEENLEFWMKFSSSMGRVQEFQNKYEDLRRVAADGADGEKKLRALKTELQVWSEQNAMLRGELQCRFASLCDIQEEISTALEMDTEQAEEAEEGAPRFTSYSAGKFQGEVLNMQQENNRVSDELQSGLDHVKTIQFAIEKKLNEVVKLSSSSLPAEEGEEEVVGPDGVLARVPAKAKVPLQSFLFPTKPKKPSLFARVTPAVLHKQQLDMKLDMKLDMKFLPKMSK, encoded by the coding sequence ATATGGAGCACCTGGTCAAGTGCATGCTCTTACTCCTTGGAGAGGAAGCCGATTCCTTTTCAAAGCGAGCAGAGATGTACTACAAGAGGCGGCCTGAGGTGATCACTCAGGTGGAAGAAGTGTACCGGATGTACAGGGGTCTCGCCGACCGGTATGACATCATGTCAGGGGAGCTGCACAAGGCAAACCACACCATCGCTACCGCCTTCCCTGACCAGGTTCAGTATGCGATGCTAGAAGAGGAGGATGACAACGTCCCAAAGGCGTTCACCCCGGTCGATCCGCGCAAGATCCACAAGTCGACCGTCGATgggctgctgaagaagaagaaaggaaatgcGCCAGGAGCCGGCGGAGACAAGAAGGAAGCAGCTCCGATGAGCAAGGAGAATGCACGAGAAGAGATCAGCAGGCTACAGAAAGCTATACTTGTGATGCAGACCGAGAAAGAGTTCATCAAGAACTCGTACGAGAGTGGCATTGCCAAGTACTGGGATCTTGAGAAGGAAATCAATGAGATGCAGACAAAAGTTTGCCACTTCCAAGACAAGTTCGACGTAAGCGCGGTGATCGAGGACGATGAAGCCAGAGCCTTGATGACAGCGACGGCCCTCAAATCCTGTGAAGACACCATTGTCAGATTGCAAGAACAGCGCAAGACCGCTGCGAAGCAGGCATTGGACGAGTCTGAGCGAGTCAAAGTGCTGAGAGAGAAGCTCAAGCCCATACTGGACGAACATGGCAAGTCTCTGCCGGACCTGGTGGAGAAAAACATACGGAAGAATCATGTCACGGAGATGGGAGACGTGTACCATGTGAAGCTGGGTGAGCTGCAGATGCAAACAATAGTCGGCAAGATCAAGGAAAACTTTGCGAGCGACTGCAACATCACCATGGACGAGATCACGGAGCAGATCGACGAGCTTGTCAACAAAGTTGTCGATTTGGAGCTCATGGTTTCGTCGCAGACCTCGCAGATCGACAGAATGCGCCGCGAAAATGAGGAGCTGGAGAATTCCGTCAAGAGCCTGGAGGAAGAGGGAGGCTCGAGCGAAGTGGAGGAGAAGCTGAAGCAGGTGGAAGAGGAGCTGGTCAGAGTGCAGGCTCTCGAGAGCTCCTTCCATAAAGATGAGAGCACGATACGCTCAAACTTCACGGAAACGATAAGCAGATTCAGTAATTTCGCCGACATGTTGCAGTCGCCGGTTTGTGACTACCAGGCTCCTGCTTCTGCTGCTCACACGTCGGCACCACCCGGCGAGGAAGCACCGCCTCCTACAGAGCCATCCAGCACGAGTCATCCACCTCCacctgaggaagaagaagacaaacaaCAGGTAGAAGAAGAGAAGGCCACCGTCGTGCAGACTCCCCAACCCCAACAAGTCAGCACTGGAGATGATGCTGCCGCTGCTCCTCAACCCCAACAAGCCAGCATTggagatgctgctgctgctgctgctgctgctcctcctcctcaaccCCAAGAAGCCAGCACTggagatgctgctgctgctgctcctcaaCCCAAACAAGCCAGCACTggagatgctgctgctgctgctcctcaaCCCCAACAAGCCAACATTggagatgctgctgctgctgctgctcctcaaCCCCAACAAGCCAGCACTggagatgctgctgctgctgctcctcaaCCCCAACAAGCCAACATTggagatgctgctgctgctgctgctcctcaaCCCCAACAAGCCAGCACTggagatgctgctgctgctgctcctcaaCCCCAACAAGCCAACATTGGAgatgatgctgctgctgctcctcaaCCCCAACAAGCCAGCACTggagatgctgctgctgctgctgctgctgctcaacCCCAACAAGCCAGCACTggagatgctgctgctgctgctgctcctcaaCCCCAAGCTGCTGCACCGGTTGGTGTGGCGAAAACAGGGGCGGCGGCGAGCACTACTGGTGCGTCTGTCGTAGATGGCACTAAACATTTAGATCATGGGCATGACAAGATTTCACGGCCGGGTTCGCTGGCACGGCTTCGCCACATCTCTTCTGACGCTGAAGAATCTGAGGAGCAAAAGGGGAAGGGCGAGAAGGGCTGTCTTGACGGTGACATGAAGAAACTGCAAGAGCGGCTCATGGATGGCCTGGAAGACAAGGAGAAGGTCCTGCTATCCGAGTACACCTCGCTCCTGGAGGACTACAAGGACACCAAAAGGAAGCTGCTGGATGTGGAGAAGAAGAACCAGGAGTGCCTCAATGAGATCAGGTCGCTGCGCAATCTTATcggagagaaggagaaggagaaggagagggagaggggcagcaTCAGAGGAGGACACAGGAGGACACCCAGCCTTAGCCATCAGAGGAAGCAGAGCCTTTCTTCCATCTCTAAGCTCATCAGGATGGGCTCAAGCATGCAAGACGACCCTCCTGCTGCTGACCTTGACGACATGAGGCTGCCGGCGATCGCCGAGGTGGAGAAACCGTCGCCACTGGAGGAGAAGTTCAGGCGCGACATTGACACGCTGCTGGAGGAGAACCTCGAGTTCTGGATGAAGTTCAGCTCCTCCATGGGCCGGGTGCAGGAGTTCCAGAACAAGTACGaagacctcaggagggtggcggcGGACGGCGCCGACGGCGAGAAGAAGCTCCGGGCGCTCAAGACGGAGCTGCAGGTGTGGTCGGAGCAGAACGCGATGCTGCGGGGCGAGCTGCAGTGCAGGTTCGCGTCGCTGTGCGACATCCAGGAGGAGATCTCGACGGCCCTGGAGATGGACacggagcaggcggaggaggccgaggagggcgCGCCGCGCTTCACCTCCTACAGCGCCGGCAAGTTCCAGGGGGAGGTGCTCAACATGCAGCAGGAGAACAACCGGGTCTCCGACGAGCTGCAGAGCGGCCTCGACCACGTCAAGACGATCCAGTTTGCCATCGAGAAGAAGCTCAACGAGGTCGTCaagctctcctcctcctccttgccggcggaggagggggaggaggaggtggttggGCCGGACGGGGTCCTGGCGCGGGTGCCGGCCAAGGCCAAGGTGCCACTGCAGAGCTTCCTGTTCCCGACCAAGCCCAAGAAGCCGTCGCTGTTCGCGCGCGTCACACCGGCCGTGCTCCACAAGCAGCAGTTAGACATGAAGTTAGACATGAAGTTAGACATGAAGTTCCTCCCCAAGATGTCAAAGTAG